The window AGAGAATCCTTTCGCAGACATCGAGGACATTGAGGATACTAACGCCATTGTACCGCCAACTGTTGGAGTTGCAACATTTAAAGTGGAACACGGTCTAATTTTGATGCTCAAGGCAGAAGCATTTTTCAGAAACTCCACAGATGATGATCCAACACAACACCTTAGGAATTTCTTGGGTGTGTGTGCAATGCACAAACAAAACAATGTCTCTGACGATGCCCCGAGGTTGATATGCTTCAAGTATTCTCTAGCTGGGGATGCGAGGAAATGGCTCTAGAATCTGCCACCCAACTCTATCCATTCTTGATCAAACTTGTCCAGGCGTTTTTGTCCAAGTGGTTCCCGCAGAGCAAAGAGTCTGAGTTGCGGgatgagattttcttcttcaagcagaTACAGGGAGAGCATTTGCATGATGCATGGGATCGATTCAAATTATACTTGGTGAGGTCTCCAAACCATGGTTTTCCGGATTCCATGTTGGTGAAATGTTTTTATATGGGTTTGGATCCCATGAACCAAGCCATCACCAAGAATGCAGCTGACGGATCTTTCATGGACAAATCATTTGCAAGAGTGACACAAATCCTGGACAAAATGGCAAAGCACAACCAAGCATGGCATTCAGAGGATACTACCGGAGGAATCTCATATGGCTTTCCTTCCTTGAGCAACTTAATCAAGGAAAATCAAGAGAGGGATCAAGTGATTGCCGGGCTTGCAACAAATGTAAATGTGCTGACAAAGATGTTTACCGAGAATCAAACAAAGAAAGTGAATGCAGTGGAAGATGTCCAACCCATCTTAGATGAAAGTTTTGAGGAAGAAAATTATATCAACAACCGTTAAGGAGGGTATCAAAGGCAACCCTACCATGGTCAAGGGCAACAAAGCCAGTGTAAGCCAAACCCGCAAGGGCAAGGCAACCAACAATGGAGAAATGATCAAGGTAACTCgcatcaaggaaattggaacaacaacaacaactttgcAAACTGGAGCTCCAACCCTTATGTTCCCCCAAAAGGTCATTATGCAAATCAAGGGTCGTCAAGTGAGTCAAATTTAGAAAGCATGCTTGAAAGAGTATTGCAAAACCAAGAAAAGTCTGACGCGTCCATGAGAAACATGACCAAAGTTGTTGGCTCTCACACCGCATCTATCCAAAAGTTAGAGATGCAAATGAGAGACCTTTCAAGAGAGAAAAACCCAAAGCAAAAAGGGAAACTTCCTAGTGATACCATTGCGAACCTGAAGAGTGGTGGAAGTGGCTCAACTTCTCACGTCATGGCAATAACTACTAGAAGTGGGAAGGTTTTACAAGGTGACATTTAGCAAGAGGTTGTTGGGGAAGAAGTTGAAGCAAAAGAGCAAAGGGTTGTTAAAGTTGAAATGGTGCCGGAAAAAGATAAGGCGCAAGAAGTGAACCAAGAAGGggtgaaggaaaaagagaaggAGACATCAAAAACTCCACCTCCTATTCCTAGACCTCCTCCGCCTTTTCCTCAAAGACTTATTAGAAGGGTTGATGATAGCAAGCTTGAGAAATTCTATGATATTCTAAAGTAATTGTCGGTGAACATTCCATTCTTGGAGGCTTTTCAAGAAATGCCGAGGTTTGCCAaatatttgaaggatttgatcaCCAAAAAGAGGACCACAAAGAATTAGGTGGTAAACATGACTCACCGGGTTAGCTCTATTATTGCCACAAGCCCTGTCCAAAAGAAAGAGGACCCGGGAGCATTTACTATTCCATGCACTATCGGGGAGCGtgactttgcaaaagccctttgtgacAATGGGGCTAGCATCAACTTGATGCCACTTGCCATATACAAGCAATCGGAATTAGGGATGCTGAGGCCAACAagcatgaggttacaaatggccgatcgttcTATTAAGCGACCGGTAGGAATTGTTGATGATGTGAttgtgaaagttggaaaattccATTTGCCCGCCGACTTTGTAATTCTTGACTGTGCTGTGataaagagatccctatcatcttGGGGAGACCATTCCTAGCCACGGGAAGAGCATTCATGGATTCAGAGCAAAATGAAATTAAGTTCCGGGTGAATGATGAAGAAGTCACATTTCAAGTGAGCAAGGGTATGAAATTACCCCATGAGTATGAGAGCATTTCAGTGATAGATATGGTTGATAAGGTTGAAGATGCCGTCGAATTGAAAATGGAAGAACAATGCCTTGGTGAGGCATTGGCGGCTATCTTGGTAAACTTTGTTGGTGAGGGCATGGATGGGTACATGGAGTCGGTAAATGTATTGGAGGGTCTTGGATCCTATACTTACACTCCGGCAAAGCTTTCTCTTGACTTGGAGAATAGGGCCACACCTCCCGCCAAGCCATCAATCATTGAGCCACCACAACTAGAGCTCAAGCCTCTCCCGCCGCACTTAAGGTATAAATTTATTAGCTCTAATGATACTTTACTCGTAATCGTTTCGTCTTTGCTAAATTATGTGCAAGTAAACCAATTGTTGGAAGTCTTGAAAGAACATAGGCAAGCCATTGGATGGACCATTGCGAACATTCGTGGAATCCAATTGGAGAGCGAAACAAAGCCAAatgtggaacatcaaaggaggttgaacccGTCAATACAAGAGGTAGtaaagaaggagattatcaagtggttggatgccgggtaGTTTACCCCATTGCCAACAGTTCGTGGGTGAGCCCAGTACAAtgtgtgccaaaaaaggatggcaTGACCGTGATCGAAAATGAGAAGAATGAGCTCATTCAAACGCGAATTATGACCGGATAACGAGTTTGTATGGACTATCGGAAACTTAACAGTGCTACTTGCAAGGACCActtccctatgccttttattgatcaaatgcttgatcggctagAGGGGAGGGcattttattgtttccttgatggttactccggctacaatcaaatcaACATCACtttggaagatcaagagaaaactacgTTCACTTGCCTGTATGGTACTTTTGCTTTTAGCCGTATGCCATTTGGCTTGTGCAATGCTCCGACCACTTTCCAAAGGTGTATGATGTCCATCTTCTCCGACATGGTTGAGGACtttcttgaagtcttcatggatgatttcttgGTGGTTGGTGATTTGTTTGAGCACTGTCTTAACAATCTTAGACAAGTGCTTAAGCGATGCGAAGAGACCAACCttgtgctaaattgggagaagtgtcacttcatggttgACGAAGGCATTGTGCTTGggcacaaaatttcaaagcatggtattgaagTCGACCGGGCAAAGATTGAGATTATTTCTAAGCTTCCTCCACCGACCTACGTGAAAGGTGTTAGA of the Nicotiana tabacum cultivar K326 chromosome 7, ASM71507v2, whole genome shotgun sequence genome contains:
- the LOC142162090 gene encoding uncharacterized protein LOC142162090 is translated as MTHRVSSIIATSPVQKKEDPGAFTIPCTIGERDFAKALCDNGASINLMPLAIYKQSELGMLRPTSMRLQMADRSIKRPVGIVDDVIVKVGKFHLPADFVILDCAVIKRSLSSWGDHS